The DNA window AATCAGCGGTAGGATTCAGGCCGCGATATATCACGGAAGATCGGGGTAACATTCATCCGTGCTCTATTTCGGCTCTTATTTTAATTTAAAAGGTGAGTAATATGATCATGAAGAATATAAAGAAGGCAGAGCAATGTGAGTTCGGTGAATACAACAGCAAGGGGGAGTGGCGCCCGCCGTATCCGGTGAAATATGCGCCGCTTTTTGAAACGCCGCAGAAAATCGGTGTAATACTGAAGTGGCTGTTGGGATGGCCGGGTTATATCTGGCCGTGGCACCTTCTTTTTTTCGGCGTGACCGCGGCAACATGGTACTGGTTCCAGCCGTCGCTCGAGCAATGCAGAACTTTTAACGTGGACTGGATCCTCTATATGTTCATTCGGAACGAAATCCTGATCTGGATGGTCTGCGGGGCATGGCATCTGGTGCTCTATATCCTGAAGCTTCAAGGCACAAAACAAAAATATGATCCTCGGTGGCAGAACAAAGGAAATAAAAAATTTCTCTTCAAAAATCAGGTGCTTGACAATATTTTCTGGACCTGTTGCAGCGCCGTCCCGTTCTGGACGGCCTATGAAGTACTGTTTATGTGGGCCTACGCCAACGGAAAAATTCCTTTCCTGGAATGGGCCATGCATCCGGTCTGGTTTGTCGCCTGGTTTTTCCTGATTCCAGTCTGGCGCGAGTTTCATTTCTATTGGGTTCATCGCTTTCTGCACTGGAAGCCGATGTTTAAACGGTACCACTCGCTGCATCACCTCAATGTCAATCCGGGACCCTGGGCCGGGCTGGCCATGCATCCGGTGGAATGTTTCGGCTATTTCA is part of the Pontiella agarivorans genome and encodes:
- a CDS encoding sterol desaturase family protein, producing MKNIKKAEQCEFGEYNSKGEWRPPYPVKYAPLFETPQKIGVILKWLLGWPGYIWPWHLLFFGVTAATWYWFQPSLEQCRTFNVDWILYMFIRNEILIWMVCGAWHLVLYILKLQGTKQKYDPRWQNKGNKKFLFKNQVLDNIFWTCCSAVPFWTAYEVLFMWAYANGKIPFLEWAMHPVWFVAWFFLIPVWREFHFYWVHRFLHWKPMFKRYHSLHHLNVNPGPWAGLAMHPVECFGYFSVIMIHWIIPSHPLHMLFNAQLTALTPAGGHHGFEGPILNGKVPTGSYFHYLHHRYYRYNFGECLIPFDKWFGTFHDGSFDTDPSRPWQDIKNK